A region of Trichocoleus sp. FACHB-46 DNA encodes the following proteins:
- a CDS encoding AbrB family transcriptional regulator: MTKKKKIEPLTGEALLKKVKELDTLSKEEKAKACGYYTQTKSGVERVNMMKFLNALIDAEGIELDGKQNGNGRGGRSASYRISVQSNGNLLIGSAYTKQMDLQPGDEFEISLGRKHIHLRQIDLQDQEAAS; the protein is encoded by the coding sequence ATGACTAAAAAGAAAAAAATTGAACCTCTGACAGGTGAAGCTCTCCTCAAAAAAGTCAAAGAGTTAGACACTCTTAGTAAGGAAGAAAAAGCGAAGGCATGTGGCTACTACACTCAGACTAAAAGTGGTGTAGAACGAGTCAACATGATGAAGTTTCTCAATGCTCTGATTGATGCTGAAGGCATTGAGTTAGATGGCAAGCAAAATGGTAATGGTCGGGGTGGACGCAGTGCAAGCTACCGCATCAGTGTTCAATCCAATGGCAATTTACTCATCGGCTCTGCTTACACCAAGCAAATGGATCTCCAACCTGGAGACGAATTTGAAATTTCTTTAGGCCGTAAGCATATTCATCTGCGGCAAATTGATCTGCAAGACCAGGAAGCTGCTTCTTAA
- a CDS encoding chloride channel protein, with translation MSLIPAPDGLAEQPTPAPSTSHFAHILNRLQPTPETVVLILAILIGGGTGMGVVTFHYLIELIHSLMLEDLMGAIAPWGAWTLACVPMLGGVIVGFMRWRWQDFGPGISSLIAATQGKREISPIRPVTKMVAASVSLGTGASLGPEGPSVEIGANFGLLLGQILQVSQERQRLLLGAGAAAGLAAGFNAPIAGVFFALEVVLGTTFATSAVSVVLLAAVVAALIAQIGLGAQPAFALPAYEVRSPLELPLYIGLGLCASLVSVAYTQTIKLAQTFFRGEISGFAWVSRIPRPVHPVIGGACVGLVALALPQTLGIGYETIEALLRNVEFSLPLLLLLLVFKLALTALSLGSGLVGGIFAPAMFLGAVLGASYGKILAAILPAAAIAIAAPPAYAMVGMAAVLAGSVRAPLTAILLLFELTRDYRIVLPLMAAVGLSVWVIESLKPISKPGLNLKQMGVNVEPDQGQEALKHLTVEEAMQPSPLILPYALPVLEASEILLRGHLHSALLVDETGQLRGIVTLQDINRVLAAPERTANSVAEALSPQPSATLASQPVGEICTSELLYAYKDELVTEAIDRMGARGLRQLPVVDREPPHLVVGLLEQERIPLACNLAATRKALQRHLTAPLNSEEISLPTLKQPA, from the coding sequence ATGTCTCTGATTCCAGCCCCGGATGGGTTGGCTGAGCAACCGACGCCAGCCCCCTCTACTTCTCATTTTGCCCATATTCTCAATCGCTTACAACCCACACCTGAAACGGTCGTGCTTATCTTGGCGATCCTGATTGGTGGCGGTACTGGCATGGGAGTCGTGACCTTTCACTATTTAATCGAATTAATCCATAGCTTGATGCTAGAGGATTTGATGGGAGCGATCGCCCCTTGGGGAGCTTGGACCCTAGCCTGTGTGCCCATGCTTGGGGGTGTCATCGTTGGCTTTATGCGCTGGCGCTGGCAAGACTTTGGCCCTGGTATTTCCTCTCTCATTGCCGCAACGCAGGGTAAGCGCGAAATCTCTCCCATTCGTCCTGTGACCAAGATGGTAGCTGCGTCAGTTTCCTTGGGCACCGGAGCTTCCTTAGGCCCAGAAGGACCGAGTGTAGAAATTGGCGCTAATTTTGGCCTCTTGCTTGGCCAAATCCTGCAAGTATCTCAAGAACGGCAGCGTCTCTTATTAGGAGCAGGGGCAGCGGCAGGTCTAGCAGCAGGATTCAATGCGCCGATCGCGGGAGTATTTTTTGCGCTTGAAGTGGTTTTAGGCACTACGTTTGCCACCTCAGCGGTGAGTGTCGTGCTCTTAGCCGCGGTGGTGGCAGCATTAATTGCTCAGATCGGTTTAGGCGCACAACCTGCCTTTGCCTTGCCCGCTTACGAAGTTCGCAGCCCATTAGAACTACCGCTTTATATCGGTCTTGGGTTATGTGCCAGCTTAGTATCGGTGGCTTACACCCAAACCATCAAGCTCGCGCAAACTTTTTTCCGGGGTGAAATTTCAGGATTTGCTTGGGTGAGCCGCATTCCCCGCCCAGTTCATCCCGTCATTGGTGGAGCTTGTGTGGGTTTAGTCGCCCTCGCTCTGCCCCAGACTCTGGGGATTGGCTACGAAACCATTGAGGCTTTGCTCCGGAATGTAGAATTTTCGTTGCCTTTATTGCTCCTGCTCCTGGTTTTCAAACTCGCCTTGACTGCTCTGAGTTTGGGCAGTGGTTTAGTGGGTGGAATTTTTGCCCCAGCTATGTTTTTAGGAGCGGTGCTAGGCGCAAGTTATGGCAAGATTCTGGCGGCGATTCTGCCTGCTGCTGCGATCGCAATTGCCGCACCCCCTGCCTATGCAATGGTGGGCATGGCTGCTGTCTTGGCGGGAAGTGTGCGAGCACCATTGACAGCGATTCTACTGTTGTTTGAACTCACACGCGACTATCGCATTGTGTTGCCCTTGATGGCTGCCGTTGGCTTGAGTGTCTGGGTGATCGAGTCGCTGAAGCCTATTTCAAAGCCAGGTTTGAATTTGAAGCAGATGGGAGTCAACGTTGAGCCGGATCAGGGGCAAGAAGCCTTAAAGCACCTGACCGTAGAAGAGGCCATGCAACCTTCTCCGCTCATTCTGCCGTACGCTTTACCTGTGTTAGAAGCTAGCGAGATTTTGCTGCGTGGGCATCTACATAGCGCTTTGCTAGTGGATGAGACAGGGCAACTCAGGGGAATTGTGACGCTGCAAGATATTAATCGCGTGCTAGCAGCCCCAGAGAGGACAGCAAATTCGGTAGCAGAAGCGCTATCACCGCAACCATCAGCCACATTAGCAAGTCAGCCTGTGGGGGAAATTTGTACCAGTGAGCTGCTGTATGCTTACAAGGATGAGTTGGTGACGGAAGCGATCGATCGCATGGGAGCGAGAGGATTGCGCCAGCTTCCCGTAGTCGATCGAGAGCCTCCTCATCTAGTGGTAGGCCTGTTGGAGCAAGAGCGAATTCCTTTAGCATGCAACTTAGCTGCTACTCGCAAAGCCCTACAGCGACACCTTACAGCTCCCTTAAACTCTGAGGAAATTTCTCTACCCACACTAAAGCAGCCCGCTTAG
- a CDS encoding 1-acyl-sn-glycerol-3-phosphate acyltransferase, with amino-acid sequence MPSTIDRVQPPLEFIPPAFNPLVLRVAQGLLPLWLRSRTAITRIQASNVEELVDCYRQFQAGKIRFLMAFRHPSTDDPFCMAHLHSSILPRVAKQQGVALQHPIHAHFIYDRGIPLWAGSQIGWLYSRLGGTPIHRGKVDRTGLRSARSLFVDGKLPLAAAPEGATNGHNEVISPLEPGVAQLGFWCVEDLLKADRSEQVLIVPMGIQYRYVTPPWQQIEQLMSQLEADSGLSVAESSKGTETPSIKGLQGREAALYHRLYSLGEHVLTLMEEFYTRFYHHTLPTQSAPPSGAEDLPEQNIFQSDQPPVSQADQAFTHRLRALLDVALQVAEQYFDLQAKGSLIDRCRRLEQAGWDRIYREDFRNPEGVSLLERGLADRVAEEANLRMWHMRLVESFVAVTGRYVLEKPTAERFAETTLLMWDMISRIKGNSPFQRPQLGKQTVQMTIGQPISVTDRWGAYSADRRGAKQAIADLTQDLQIALESMIQ; translated from the coding sequence TTGCCAAGTACGATCGATCGAGTTCAACCGCCACTGGAATTTATTCCACCCGCTTTTAATCCCCTAGTGCTTCGGGTTGCTCAAGGACTGCTGCCACTTTGGTTGCGATCGCGAACTGCGATTACTCGAATTCAGGCCAGCAATGTTGAGGAATTGGTAGACTGCTATCGCCAATTTCAAGCGGGTAAAATTCGCTTTCTCATGGCGTTTCGGCATCCCAGCACTGATGATCCATTCTGCATGGCACATTTGCACTCCTCAATTCTGCCGCGCGTGGCGAAACAGCAAGGAGTGGCGCTACAGCACCCGATTCACGCCCACTTTATTTACGATCGCGGCATTCCGCTGTGGGCGGGATCACAAATCGGCTGGCTGTATTCCCGCTTAGGGGGTACGCCGATTCATCGTGGCAAAGTCGATCGGACGGGTTTACGATCGGCCCGGAGCTTGTTTGTGGATGGCAAACTGCCACTCGCAGCGGCCCCAGAAGGTGCGACTAACGGCCATAACGAAGTGATTAGTCCTTTGGAACCCGGTGTGGCTCAGCTCGGCTTCTGGTGCGTGGAAGATTTGCTCAAGGCCGATCGCTCCGAACAGGTACTCATTGTGCCAATGGGCATCCAATATCGCTATGTGACACCTCCTTGGCAGCAGATTGAGCAGTTGATGAGCCAGTTAGAAGCCGATAGCGGTTTATCGGTGGCTGAGAGTTCTAAAGGAACTGAAACTCCCAGTATTAAAGGTCTTCAGGGCCGAGAAGCAGCACTCTACCACAGGCTCTATAGCTTAGGCGAGCATGTTTTGACGTTGATGGAAGAGTTTTATACTCGCTTCTACCATCACACCTTGCCTACACAGTCCGCTCCGCCTTCTGGAGCAGAAGACTTGCCGGAGCAGAACATTTTTCAATCAGATCAGCCTCCTGTTTCGCAAGCCGATCAAGCTTTTACCCATCGCCTCAGAGCCTTGCTGGATGTGGCCCTACAAGTAGCAGAACAGTATTTTGATTTGCAGGCTAAAGGGAGTTTGATCGATCGCTGTCGCCGACTAGAGCAAGCAGGCTGGGACCGCATTTACCGCGAAGACTTCAGAAATCCTGAGGGAGTCTCTCTCTTGGAACGCGGTTTGGCCGATCGCGTGGCGGAAGAAGCCAACCTGCGGATGTGGCACATGCGACTGGTGGAGAGTTTTGTCGCGGTGACAGGGCGCTACGTCCTAGAAAAACCAACGGCAGAGCGCTTTGCCGAGACAACGTTGCTGATGTGGGACATGATTTCTCGGATTAAAGGCAACAGCCCTTTTCAGCGGCCTCAGCTAGGTAAGCAAACGGTGCAGATGACGATAGGGCAACCGATTTCAGTCACAGACCGCTGGGGTGCCTATAGCGCCGACCGCCGAGGGGCGAAACAAGCGATCGCAGACCTCACTCAAGATCTGCAAATCGCTTTAGAGAGCATGATTCAATAA
- a CDS encoding sensor histidine kinase has translation MAFFSANLHLEWLNLTGLNLVWLDGAANLVIAACYLMIAGLISLGLWRNRCTGIDAFAAITAGIFWSGSWSHAAHATSITGLDAALSGQTFFDAIAVIPAIAFLSLRRRSSLLIGSTQVLASQKQLVKRNAELEKKIDRRTQELETQNQRLNEALTALQKMNLHLAQTEKMSMLGQMVSGISHEINNPINFIHGNLPYMEEHVGDLLALLETYRDRYPQETVQVEAASPNIELDFIVEDLPRIMNSMRLGTERIREIVLNLRNFYRLDEAEMKPADLEAGIESTLVLLQNRYKQKIEIVRQFGKIPLVECHINQLNQVFMNLLSNSIDALLEGELSPDSTQSSLSSSLELRQIVIKTDTVGANRVGIWISDNGPGITVDVQEHLFEPFFTTKPRGVGTGLGLSISHQIITEAHQGRIYCCSTPGESTTFAIELPLQQTEPLSQLQNCGSGEPIALGV, from the coding sequence ATGGCGTTTTTCTCAGCAAATCTACATCTTGAGTGGCTGAACCTGACAGGACTAAATTTGGTGTGGCTGGATGGGGCCGCTAATTTGGTGATTGCAGCTTGCTACTTAATGATTGCTGGCTTAATTAGTCTGGGCTTGTGGCGTAATCGTTGCACTGGCATTGATGCCTTTGCTGCCATTACCGCTGGGATTTTTTGGAGTGGCAGTTGGAGTCATGCGGCTCATGCAACGAGTATCACGGGGCTGGATGCAGCGCTTAGTGGACAAACTTTTTTTGATGCCATTGCCGTGATTCCGGCGATCGCGTTTCTGAGCTTGCGGCGGCGATCTAGTCTCCTGATTGGCTCGACCCAAGTTCTGGCATCGCAAAAGCAATTGGTGAAGCGCAACGCCGAACTAGAGAAAAAAATTGATCGACGTACTCAGGAGCTAGAAACCCAAAACCAACGCCTGAATGAAGCTTTAACGGCATTGCAAAAAATGAATTTGCATTTGGCGCAAACCGAGAAAATGTCAATGTTAGGCCAGATGGTGTCTGGGATTTCTCACGAAATTAACAACCCGATCAATTTTATCCACGGCAACTTACCTTACATGGAGGAGCATGTGGGAGATTTGTTGGCATTGCTCGAAACCTACCGCGATCGCTATCCGCAAGAAACCGTCCAGGTAGAAGCCGCTTCACCTAACATTGAACTTGATTTCATTGTGGAAGATCTGCCTCGGATTATGAACTCAATGCGGTTGGGCACCGAGCGAATTCGAGAAATAGTCCTGAACCTACGCAACTTCTACCGCCTCGACGAGGCAGAAATGAAGCCAGCCGACTTGGAAGCTGGGATTGAAAGCACTTTGGTGCTGCTGCAAAACCGCTATAAACAGAAAATTGAGATTGTGCGGCAGTTTGGCAAAATTCCTCTCGTAGAATGCCACATCAATCAGCTCAACCAAGTGTTTATGAACTTACTGAGCAACTCAATTGATGCATTGCTAGAAGGAGAGCTTAGCCCTGATTCTACTCAATCTTCATTGTCTAGTTCGCTAGAACTAAGGCAGATTGTGATCAAGACTGACACCGTGGGTGCGAATCGAGTCGGCATCTGGATTTCGGACAACGGTCCTGGGATTACTGTTGATGTTCAAGAGCATTTGTTTGAGCCATTTTTTACCACTAAGCCGAGAGGAGTGGGAACGGGGCTAGGGCTATCTATTTCGCATCAAATTATTACCGAAGCGCACCAAGGCCGCATTTATTGCTGCTCCACTCCGGGAGAAAGCACGACATTCGCGATCGAATTACCGCTTCAGCAAACTGAACCGCTCAGTCAGTTGCAGAACTGTGGCTCAGGTGAACCTATTGCTTTGGGTGTTTAG
- a CDS encoding recombinase family protein yields the protein MKIIAYVYSDPLLELVPDPEIWGWEVDRIYQDLGMRDATLKEIAFPKGKAAQQQKRPQLQQLLVDCQQDPVDYVLVRRLEELGDSVQEVSDRLAQLEDLSVQLVVLETAVGTGNQTPLKRSDLLKVLEEVQQSQRSRLIRQGHARNRIKALPPPGKAPFGYRRGKDRYALDRSQAPIVKDFFERFLLYGSLHGAVRYLEKKHGKKISVSTGQRWLNNPVYRGDLAYKNGEVISNTHVPIMSREEAAQVDRLLRRNRRLPPRTASAPRSLAGLVVCAECQSGLTVTRVTARRSDQEYLYLRPIACPRKPKCRAIPYEQILEQTIQTICQELPRAVAQVNMPNLGGIQGSIEQAIANKQAILNQLSELIAQEILDPETAELRAYKLRTEMSQLQNQLAQLPPSNLPAIAQAVSIPEFWLDLSESERRFYFREFIRQIQLIRQDQTWQLQLVFIF from the coding sequence ATGAAAATCATTGCCTATGTTTATAGCGACCCGTTGCTAGAACTTGTACCCGATCCAGAAATTTGGGGTTGGGAAGTTGATCGCATCTATCAAGACTTAGGCATGCGAGATGCCACCCTCAAGGAAATTGCCTTCCCCAAGGGCAAAGCGGCTCAGCAACAAAAGCGGCCTCAATTGCAACAACTGCTCGTTGATTGCCAACAAGACCCGGTTGACTATGTACTGGTGCGCCGTCTAGAAGAATTGGGAGATTCGGTTCAGGAAGTCAGCGATCGCCTCGCTCAACTAGAAGATTTAAGCGTGCAGTTGGTGGTTCTAGAAACCGCAGTCGGCACTGGCAACCAAACACCCCTGAAGCGCTCTGATTTGCTCAAAGTACTGGAGGAGGTGCAGCAAAGCCAACGGAGCCGTTTAATTCGGCAAGGACATGCTCGCAATCGCATCAAAGCTTTGCCGCCGCCGGGAAAAGCCCCTTTTGGTTATCGTCGGGGCAAGGATCGTTATGCCCTCGATCGCAGCCAAGCCCCGATTGTAAAAGATTTCTTTGAGCGGTTTTTGCTCTACGGCTCCTTGCATGGGGCAGTGCGGTATCTAGAGAAAAAACATGGCAAGAAAATTTCGGTTTCGACGGGGCAGCGCTGGCTCAATAATCCGGTGTATCGAGGAGACTTGGCTTACAAAAATGGGGAAGTGATCTCAAATACCCATGTGCCGATCATGTCGCGGGAAGAAGCCGCCCAAGTCGATCGCCTGCTGCGGCGCAATCGTCGTTTGCCACCCCGTACCGCTAGCGCTCCTCGTTCTCTGGCGGGTTTGGTGGTTTGTGCTGAGTGTCAATCTGGCCTGACTGTAACGCGGGTGACGGCTCGCCGTAGCGACCAGGAATATCTCTACCTCCGCCCGATCGCTTGTCCCCGAAAACCTAAATGTCGAGCCATTCCTTACGAGCAAATTCTAGAGCAAACCATTCAGACCATTTGCCAGGAGTTGCCGCGAGCGGTGGCCCAGGTGAATATGCCAAATCTCGGCGGGATTCAAGGCTCCATAGAGCAGGCGATCGCTAATAAACAAGCCATACTCAATCAACTGTCTGAGCTGATTGCACAGGAGATTCTAGATCCTGAAACCGCTGAACTGCGAGCCTATAAACTCCGCACCGAAATGTCGCAATTGCAAAACCAACTGGCTCAGCTTCCCCCATCCAATTTGCCCGCGATCGCCCAAGCCGTTTCGATTCCAGAATTTTGGCTCGATCTCTCCGAGTCAGAGCGACGGTTCTATTTCCGCGAATTCATTCGGCAAATTCAACTGATCCGCCAAGATCAAACCTGGCAACTTCAGTTGGTATTTATTTTTTAG
- a CDS encoding VOC family protein — MQITKCLHTALLVADLARAEHFYGTVLDLPKAERPLNFLGAWYQVEDYQIHLIVAESVPADLVNSEKLGRNRHLAFSVTDLAAAKDQLLVHGCSIQMSASGRPALFTQDPDGNVIELGETQLA; from the coding sequence ATGCAAATCACTAAATGTCTTCACACCGCTTTGCTAGTTGCTGATTTGGCGCGAGCTGAACATTTTTATGGCACAGTCTTGGATTTGCCGAAAGCCGAGCGACCTCTAAATTTTCTGGGGGCTTGGTATCAGGTAGAAGACTATCAAATTCACTTGATTGTGGCTGAGAGCGTGCCTGCTGATTTGGTGAACTCGGAGAAGTTAGGGCGCAATCGCCATCTGGCTTTTTCAGTTACAGATTTAGCCGCTGCCAAAGACCAACTTTTGGTGCATGGCTGCTCCATTCAGATGAGCGCTTCCGGTCGCCCCGCCCTCTTCACCCAAGACCCCGATGGCAACGTCATTGAGCTAGGCGAGACCCAACTCGCTTAG
- a CDS encoding Panacea domain-containing protein, with protein MTNMKVQKLLYYTQSLYLALHDDPLFDEEIQAWRYGPVCPIAYGFYSNFEAKQLPVPDKDSLEYISPETRKLLEEIWEYFGEYHAYYLSGMTHLEFPWKKARKGLPPEASSIEPISLEDMKVLGYQKLDEIERNHPIYKPLVTELLGQAFEQQVSSERVNKGEVRDWLNSLFD; from the coding sequence ATGACCAATATGAAGGTTCAAAAGCTTCTGTACTACACTCAGAGCCTATATTTGGCACTACATGATGACCCGCTGTTTGATGAGGAAATTCAAGCATGGCGGTATGGCCCAGTTTGTCCGATTGCTTATGGGTTTTACAGCAATTTCGAAGCAAAGCAATTACCTGTTCCCGATAAGGATTCCCTGGAATATATTTCACCAGAAACAAGGAAACTGCTAGAAGAAATTTGGGAGTATTTTGGTGAGTACCACGCCTACTATTTGAGTGGTATGACTCACTTAGAGTTCCCCTGGAAAAAGGCTCGTAAGGGTTTACCGCCTGAAGCCAGCTCTATTGAGCCGATATCGCTAGAAGACATGAAGGTATTGGGCTATCAAAAACTTGATGAGATTGAGCGCAATCATCCCATATACAAACCGCTAGTTACAGAACTACTAGGACAAGCATTTGAACAACAGGTCTCATCAGAACGTGTAAACAAAGGAGAAGTGCGTGACTGGCTCAACTCCCTTTTCGATTGA
- a CDS encoding serine/threonine-protein kinase yields MPLYCSQRHENPDSSRFCHLCGEKLQAPVSVGVYAGLLLGDRYRVVRELGHGGFGRTYLAEDQNRFNEPCVLKEFAPQVQGTYALQKAEELFEREAGILYKLQHPQIPRFRELFRAALPDRSRLFLVQDYVEGQTYRALLDTRKLQGQRFNEAEVTQLLLQILPILDYIHSLGVIHRDISPDNLILRSADWLPVLIDFGGVKQIAATVASQFLAQSVGNGVSSPTRLGKIGYAPDEQLQMGVASPHSDLYALAVTILVLLTGKEPPDLLDSYNMSWIWRQEVSLSPKLSAILDRMLAQRPSDRYQSVREVLHDLNRYDVPVYAPPAPAPVYPPPVQTTAATVAVGRPPAPPEAAVSNYTVAPPPAYAPPSRGNSFGFGKVLLLLLVMAGAATGGWWLSSNWLGDLADRTPSAPPNEQPVVVPNVEPPAAPELSQEEQNRKEALGDRRRNLGVDYQFFVRLVNQVFYAQHSELQNRQLSAGAEDADLRAQWDQTANQLLDQLETISSEARSEMGKYDRNDRDRWRGSVNKLNLSTRALYTLADAKFFQLFPDQQGQDFVNQPIGQVWHAIAADELKAVQAGTSLEKVQFAQGSFSQEVSGALAPGEGKAFIAQLSQNQLIRLSLQADQKTLLSIYPPTSSQPPLLENSPETTWSGKLAQDGYYEFVVVSAATAPVTFQLNLAADNVISTPPSPVSPPPSPSPSPDSEPTPPAP; encoded by the coding sequence ATGCCCCTCTATTGCAGTCAAAGACACGAAAACCCGGATTCCAGCCGATTTTGCCATCTCTGTGGCGAAAAGTTGCAAGCACCTGTCAGCGTTGGTGTTTATGCTGGGCTACTGCTTGGCGATCGCTATCGAGTAGTGCGGGAATTGGGGCATGGAGGCTTTGGGCGAACTTACTTGGCAGAAGACCAAAACCGCTTTAACGAACCTTGCGTCCTGAAAGAGTTTGCGCCTCAGGTTCAAGGCACCTACGCCCTGCAAAAAGCCGAAGAATTGTTTGAGCGAGAAGCAGGCATTCTCTACAAGCTGCAACACCCGCAAATTCCCCGGTTTCGCGAACTCTTTCGCGCCGCCCTCCCCGATCGCAGCCGCTTATTTTTGGTGCAAGACTATGTCGAGGGCCAAACCTATCGAGCTTTGCTGGATACCCGTAAGTTGCAAGGGCAGCGGTTTAATGAAGCAGAAGTGACTCAGCTACTACTGCAAATCTTGCCGATTCTAGACTACATCCACTCTTTAGGAGTCATTCACCGCGATATTTCTCCAGACAACCTGATTTTGCGGAGTGCTGACTGGCTGCCAGTTTTAATCGATTTCGGCGGTGTCAAACAAATTGCGGCTACCGTGGCCTCACAGTTTTTGGCTCAGTCCGTGGGTAATGGCGTTAGCTCTCCGACCCGCTTAGGCAAAATTGGTTACGCCCCGGATGAACAGTTGCAGATGGGCGTTGCCTCTCCCCACAGCGACCTTTATGCCTTGGCCGTCACAATCCTGGTATTGCTGACGGGCAAAGAACCACCCGATCTATTAGATAGCTACAACATGAGTTGGATTTGGCGGCAGGAAGTCAGCCTCAGCCCCAAGCTCAGCGCCATTCTAGACCGCATGTTGGCTCAGCGTCCCAGCGATCGCTATCAATCTGTGCGCGAGGTACTGCACGACCTCAACCGTTACGATGTTCCGGTTTATGCTCCGCCCGCTCCTGCCCCGGTTTACCCGCCACCCGTCCAAACCACGGCTGCGACCGTGGCCGTAGGTCGCCCACCTGCTCCGCCTGAAGCTGCCGTCAGCAACTACACCGTGGCTCCGCCGCCTGCCTACGCTCCCCCTAGCCGTGGCAACTCGTTCGGGTTTGGTAAAGTGCTCTTGCTGTTGTTGGTGATGGCTGGAGCCGCTACTGGAGGTTGGTGGTTGAGTAGCAATTGGCTGGGTGATTTGGCCGATCGCACCCCATCTGCCCCGCCAAACGAGCAACCTGTTGTGGTTCCTAATGTCGAACCCCCGGCAGCTCCAGAACTGTCCCAGGAGGAACAAAACCGCAAGGAAGCGTTGGGCGATCGCCGCCGTAACTTAGGCGTAGATTACCAGTTCTTCGTGCGCCTGGTAAATCAAGTGTTTTACGCTCAACATTCCGAATTGCAAAACCGCCAACTTAGTGCTGGGGCAGAAGATGCTGACTTACGCGCCCAGTGGGACCAAACCGCCAACCAACTGCTCGACCAGCTAGAAACCATCAGCTCAGAAGCTCGTAGCGAGATGGGTAAATATGACCGTAACGATCGCGATCGCTGGCGGGGTAGCGTCAACAAGCTCAACCTCAGCACCCGTGCGCTTTACACCCTCGCGGATGCCAAATTCTTCCAGTTATTTCCCGACCAACAGGGCCAAGATTTTGTCAACCAACCCATTGGTCAGGTATGGCACGCGATCGCGGCTGACGAACTCAAAGCTGTGCAAGCAGGAACCAGCCTAGAAAAAGTCCAGTTTGCTCAAGGCTCCTTTAGTCAAGAAGTGAGTGGCGCACTAGCTCCAGGAGAAGGCAAGGCTTTCATTGCCCAACTTTCCCAAAACCAACTAATTCGGCTGAGTTTGCAAGCTGACCAGAAAACGCTGCTGTCAATCTATCCGCCTACTAGCTCTCAGCCACCTCTACTAGAAAACTCACCGGAAACTACTTGGTCTGGAAAATTGGCTCAAGATGGTTACTACGAATTTGTGGTGGTTTCAGCAGCCACTGCGCCTGTGACGTTTCAACTGAACCTCGCAGCGGATAACGTCATCTCTACACCTCCTAGCCCTGTCTCACCGCCACCGTCACCATCACCATCACCCGACTCAGAGCCAACTCCACCAGCACCTTAA